From Xenopus tropicalis strain Nigerian chromosome 3, UCB_Xtro_10.0, whole genome shotgun sequence, the proteins below share one genomic window:
- the slc12a9 gene encoding solute carrier family 12 member 9 isoform X1 → MMTSESSPLLHYRLFSVSDGALGPPDSSPCGTDAVAVGTGTNPRKLSTFFGVVVPTVLSMFSIVVFMRIGFVVGHAGLLQSLVMLFVAYAIIWLTVLSVCAISTNGAVQGGGAYFMISRTLGPEFGGSIGLMFYLANVFACGVYVLGLVEAVLDVFGRDPSGPTDSLRSLPQGYGYNFLYASIILLLCMAICLVGASIYSQASFFIFLLVFVVLLTILISFLAVRPLTVTIRHGGNVTFTGVYTGINSSTLHDNLQADYSLDYTTGNLMNFATVFAVMFNGCTGIMAGCNLSGELKQPSRSIPIGTIIAVIITFFVYLILFIFTALTCDRTLLREDYGFFRPINIWPPFVLIGVYATSLSASMSTLIGASRILHALAKDDLFGVLLAPAKLVSKGGNPWGAVIYTWALVQLVLLAGKLNTIAGIVTVFYLIAYAAIDLACLALEWASAPNFRPTFRLFSWHTCLLGILSCLVMMFLINPAYASGSIVLLLLLLGSIHFRSSSSSWGYISQALIFHQVRKYLLLLDVRKDHVKFWRPQILLMVSNPRTSCQLIKFVNDLKKGGLYILGHVETGDLDTLPSDPVQTHYSFWLSLVDKLNVKAFVDLTLCPSVRQGAQHLLRITGLGGMKPNTLVLGFYDDASPDDYFLQDQLFSPSLSPKDDAFGVDATSLQAHFPPARDPETPRLLPANDYVAMICDALKMHKNIVLARNFPLLVRPEASSPAMYIDVWPLDLLRPQASAYVDVCSLFLLQMACILNMAASWRRFQLRVFLCVESRGGGGSDGASGWIAAEAKFRELLSKLRIRALIRVVAWDRVAALRGPNAEGQALNREPISCEYLKAANRAVEEEGGAETGVRFLYLPRPPADPALHQRYLEELDTLTGGLGPTLLIHGLTPVTCTEL, encoded by the exons A TGATGACCTCAGAAAGTTCCCCGCTGCTGCATTACCGGCTGTTTAGTGTGTCGGATGGGGCTCTGGGCCCCCCGGATTCCTCCCCCTGTGGGACTGATGCTGTTGCCGTGGGGACTGGGACCAACCCACGCAAACTCTCCACGTTTTTTGGAGTTGTTGTTCCCACTGTCTTGTCCATGTTTAGCATTGTGGTCTTTATGAGAATAG GATTTGTGGTGGGACACGCCGGGCTCCTTCAGTCGCTTGTGATGCTCTTTGTGGCTTACGCTATTATCTGGCTCACTGTGCTCAGTGTCTGTGCCATATCGACCAATGGAGCTGTCCAGGGGGGTGGAGCCTACT TCATGATCTCGCGCACCCTGGGGCCGGAGTTTGGAGGCAGCATCGGACTCATGTTCTACCTGGCCAATGTGTTTGCCTGTGGGGTGTATGTCCTGGGGCTGGTAGAAGCAGTGCTGGATGTGTTTGGGAGAG ACCCGTCGGGCCCTACGGACTCTCTGCGCTCCCTCCCTCAGGGTTACGGTTACAACTTCCTGTACGCCAGCATCATCCTCCTCCTCTGTATGGCCATCTGTCTGGTTGGGGCCTCCATTTACTCCCAGGCCTCATTTTTCATCTTCTTGTTGGTTTTCGTGGTTCTTCTGACAATTTTGATCAGTTTTCTGGCAGTGAGGCCCCTCACTGTGACCATCCGGCATGGGGGGAATGTGACCTTCACAGGGGTGTACACAGGGATTAACAGCAGCACTCTCCATGATAACCTGCAGG CTGATTATTCTCTGGATTATACCACTGGCAACCTCATGAACTTCGCTACTGTCTTTGCTGTAATGTTTAATGGCTGCACTGGCATCATGGCGGGGTGTAACTTGTCTG GGGAGCTGAAGCAGCCCAGTCGTTCCATCCCTATAGGAACCATTATTGCCGTTATTATCACCTTCTTTGTCTACCTGATACTCTTCATCTTCACTGCTCTGACCTGTGACAG GACGCTGCTCAGGGAGGATTATGGGTTCTTCCGGCCCATAAACATCTGGCCTCCATTTGTTCTGATTGGGGTGTACGCCACGTCTCTCTCTGCCTCCATGAGCACTCTCATTGGAGCCTCTCGCATCTTGCACGCTTTAGCTAAGGATGATCTCTTCG GGGTCCTACTGGCTCCGGCCAAACTAGTGTCCAAAGGAGGAAATCCCTGGGGAGCGGTGATCTACACCTGGGCCTTGGTGCAG CTGGTGCTGCTGGCAGGGAAACTGAACACCATTGCCGGCATCGTCACCGTCTTCTACCTCATTGCCTACGCGGCAATAGACTTGGCTTGCCTGGCACTGGAGTGGGCATCGGCACCCAACTTCCG gcccaccTTCCGGCTCTTCTCCTGGCACACCTGCCTACTGGGAATCCTAAGCTGCCTGGTGATGATGTTCCTGATTAACCCCGCCTATGCCTCGGGAAGCAtcgtcctcctcctcctcctgctcggCTCCATTCACTTCCGGAGCTCAAGTAGCAGCTGGGGGTACATAAGTCAGGCTCTGATCTTCCATCAG GTGCGTAAGTACCTCCTCCTGCTGGATGTGCGCAAAGACCACGTGAAGTTCTGGCGGCCGCAGATCCTGCTCATGGTGTCCAACCCTCGCACCTCCTGCCAACTCATCAAGTTTGTCAATGACCTGAAGAAGGGCGGCCTGTATATCCTGGGGCACGTGGAGACGGGGGACCTGG ACACCCTCCCCTCTGACCCGGTGCAGACCCATTACAGCTTTTGGCTCAGTCTGGTGGATAAGCTGAACGTCAAGGCCTTTGTGGATCTGACTCTGTGCCCGTCTGTCCGGCAAGGAGCTCAGCATCTCCTGCGCATCACCGGCCTGG GGGGCATGAAGCCCAACACATTGGTCCTTGGTTTCTATGACGACGCCTCCCCGGATGACTACTTCCTGCAGGACCAGTTGTTCAGCCCGAGCCTGTCCCCTAAGGACGACGCATTTGGAGTGGACGCCACATCATTGCAGGCTCACTTCCCCCCGGCCCGGGACCCGGAGACCCCGCGCCTCCTTCCGGCCAATGATTACGTGGCCATGATCTGCGACGCTCTGAAGATGCACAAGAACATTGTTCTGGCCCGGAACTTCCCTCTCTTAGTGCGACCCGAAGCCTCAAGCCCCGCCATGTACATCGACGTGTGGCCCCTGGACCTGCTTCGGCCCCAGGCTTCGGCCTACGTCGACGTCTGCAGCCTTTTCCTCCTACAAATGGCGTGTATTCTGAACATGGCCGCCTCGTGGCGCCGCTTCCAGCTGCGGGTCTTTCTGTGCGTGGAGTCCAGAGGCGGAGGCGGCAGCGACGGGGCGAGCGGCTggatcgcggccgaggccaagttCCGGGAGCTGCTGAGCAAGCTGCGGATTCGGGCGCTGATCCGAGTGGTGGCCTGGGACAGGGTCGCGGCGCTCCGTGGGCCCAATGCTGAAGGGCAGGCCCTGAACCGCGAGCCCATCTCGTGTGAATACCTCAAGGCGGCCAACCGCGCGGTGGAGGAGGAAGGAGGGGCGGAGACAGGGGTGCGGTTCCTCTATCTGCCCCGGCCCCCGGCCGACCCCGCCCTGCACCAACGGTACCTGGAGGAACTGGACACCCTGACGGGCGGACTGGGCCCGACGTTACTCATTCACGGCCTGACTCCCGTTACCTGCACCGAGCTCTAA
- the slc12a9 gene encoding solute carrier family 12 member 9 isoform X2 — MTSESSPLLHYRLFSVSDGALGPPDSSPCGTDAVAVGTGTNPRKLSTFFGVVVPTVLSMFSIVVFMRIGFVVGHAGLLQSLVMLFVAYAIIWLTVLSVCAISTNGAVQGGGAYFMISRTLGPEFGGSIGLMFYLANVFACGVYVLGLVEAVLDVFGRDPSGPTDSLRSLPQGYGYNFLYASIILLLCMAICLVGASIYSQASFFIFLLVFVVLLTILISFLAVRPLTVTIRHGGNVTFTGVYTGINSSTLHDNLQADYSLDYTTGNLMNFATVFAVMFNGCTGIMAGCNLSGELKQPSRSIPIGTIIAVIITFFVYLILFIFTALTCDRTLLREDYGFFRPINIWPPFVLIGVYATSLSASMSTLIGASRILHALAKDDLFGVLLAPAKLVSKGGNPWGAVIYTWALVQLVLLAGKLNTIAGIVTVFYLIAYAAIDLACLALEWASAPNFRPTFRLFSWHTCLLGILSCLVMMFLINPAYASGSIVLLLLLLGSIHFRSSSSSWGYISQALIFHQVRKYLLLLDVRKDHVKFWRPQILLMVSNPRTSCQLIKFVNDLKKGGLYILGHVETGDLDTLPSDPVQTHYSFWLSLVDKLNVKAFVDLTLCPSVRQGAQHLLRITGLGGMKPNTLVLGFYDDASPDDYFLQDQLFSPSLSPKDDAFGVDATSLQAHFPPARDPETPRLLPANDYVAMICDALKMHKNIVLARNFPLLVRPEASSPAMYIDVWPLDLLRPQASAYVDVCSLFLLQMACILNMAASWRRFQLRVFLCVESRGGGGSDGASGWIAAEAKFRELLSKLRIRALIRVVAWDRVAALRGPNAEGQALNREPISCEYLKAANRAVEEEGGAETGVRFLYLPRPPADPALHQRYLEELDTLTGGLGPTLLIHGLTPVTCTEL; from the exons ATGACCTCAGAAAGTTCCCCGCTGCTGCATTACCGGCTGTTTAGTGTGTCGGATGGGGCTCTGGGCCCCCCGGATTCCTCCCCCTGTGGGACTGATGCTGTTGCCGTGGGGACTGGGACCAACCCACGCAAACTCTCCACGTTTTTTGGAGTTGTTGTTCCCACTGTCTTGTCCATGTTTAGCATTGTGGTCTTTATGAGAATAG GATTTGTGGTGGGACACGCCGGGCTCCTTCAGTCGCTTGTGATGCTCTTTGTGGCTTACGCTATTATCTGGCTCACTGTGCTCAGTGTCTGTGCCATATCGACCAATGGAGCTGTCCAGGGGGGTGGAGCCTACT TCATGATCTCGCGCACCCTGGGGCCGGAGTTTGGAGGCAGCATCGGACTCATGTTCTACCTGGCCAATGTGTTTGCCTGTGGGGTGTATGTCCTGGGGCTGGTAGAAGCAGTGCTGGATGTGTTTGGGAGAG ACCCGTCGGGCCCTACGGACTCTCTGCGCTCCCTCCCTCAGGGTTACGGTTACAACTTCCTGTACGCCAGCATCATCCTCCTCCTCTGTATGGCCATCTGTCTGGTTGGGGCCTCCATTTACTCCCAGGCCTCATTTTTCATCTTCTTGTTGGTTTTCGTGGTTCTTCTGACAATTTTGATCAGTTTTCTGGCAGTGAGGCCCCTCACTGTGACCATCCGGCATGGGGGGAATGTGACCTTCACAGGGGTGTACACAGGGATTAACAGCAGCACTCTCCATGATAACCTGCAGG CTGATTATTCTCTGGATTATACCACTGGCAACCTCATGAACTTCGCTACTGTCTTTGCTGTAATGTTTAATGGCTGCACTGGCATCATGGCGGGGTGTAACTTGTCTG GGGAGCTGAAGCAGCCCAGTCGTTCCATCCCTATAGGAACCATTATTGCCGTTATTATCACCTTCTTTGTCTACCTGATACTCTTCATCTTCACTGCTCTGACCTGTGACAG GACGCTGCTCAGGGAGGATTATGGGTTCTTCCGGCCCATAAACATCTGGCCTCCATTTGTTCTGATTGGGGTGTACGCCACGTCTCTCTCTGCCTCCATGAGCACTCTCATTGGAGCCTCTCGCATCTTGCACGCTTTAGCTAAGGATGATCTCTTCG GGGTCCTACTGGCTCCGGCCAAACTAGTGTCCAAAGGAGGAAATCCCTGGGGAGCGGTGATCTACACCTGGGCCTTGGTGCAG CTGGTGCTGCTGGCAGGGAAACTGAACACCATTGCCGGCATCGTCACCGTCTTCTACCTCATTGCCTACGCGGCAATAGACTTGGCTTGCCTGGCACTGGAGTGGGCATCGGCACCCAACTTCCG gcccaccTTCCGGCTCTTCTCCTGGCACACCTGCCTACTGGGAATCCTAAGCTGCCTGGTGATGATGTTCCTGATTAACCCCGCCTATGCCTCGGGAAGCAtcgtcctcctcctcctcctgctcggCTCCATTCACTTCCGGAGCTCAAGTAGCAGCTGGGGGTACATAAGTCAGGCTCTGATCTTCCATCAG GTGCGTAAGTACCTCCTCCTGCTGGATGTGCGCAAAGACCACGTGAAGTTCTGGCGGCCGCAGATCCTGCTCATGGTGTCCAACCCTCGCACCTCCTGCCAACTCATCAAGTTTGTCAATGACCTGAAGAAGGGCGGCCTGTATATCCTGGGGCACGTGGAGACGGGGGACCTGG ACACCCTCCCCTCTGACCCGGTGCAGACCCATTACAGCTTTTGGCTCAGTCTGGTGGATAAGCTGAACGTCAAGGCCTTTGTGGATCTGACTCTGTGCCCGTCTGTCCGGCAAGGAGCTCAGCATCTCCTGCGCATCACCGGCCTGG GGGGCATGAAGCCCAACACATTGGTCCTTGGTTTCTATGACGACGCCTCCCCGGATGACTACTTCCTGCAGGACCAGTTGTTCAGCCCGAGCCTGTCCCCTAAGGACGACGCATTTGGAGTGGACGCCACATCATTGCAGGCTCACTTCCCCCCGGCCCGGGACCCGGAGACCCCGCGCCTCCTTCCGGCCAATGATTACGTGGCCATGATCTGCGACGCTCTGAAGATGCACAAGAACATTGTTCTGGCCCGGAACTTCCCTCTCTTAGTGCGACCCGAAGCCTCAAGCCCCGCCATGTACATCGACGTGTGGCCCCTGGACCTGCTTCGGCCCCAGGCTTCGGCCTACGTCGACGTCTGCAGCCTTTTCCTCCTACAAATGGCGTGTATTCTGAACATGGCCGCCTCGTGGCGCCGCTTCCAGCTGCGGGTCTTTCTGTGCGTGGAGTCCAGAGGCGGAGGCGGCAGCGACGGGGCGAGCGGCTggatcgcggccgaggccaagttCCGGGAGCTGCTGAGCAAGCTGCGGATTCGGGCGCTGATCCGAGTGGTGGCCTGGGACAGGGTCGCGGCGCTCCGTGGGCCCAATGCTGAAGGGCAGGCCCTGAACCGCGAGCCCATCTCGTGTGAATACCTCAAGGCGGCCAACCGCGCGGTGGAGGAGGAAGGAGGGGCGGAGACAGGGGTGCGGTTCCTCTATCTGCCCCGGCCCCCGGCCGACCCCGCCCTGCACCAACGGTACCTGGAGGAACTGGACACCCTGACGGGCGGACTGGGCCCGACGTTACTCATTCACGGCCTGACTCCCGTTACCTGCACCGAGCTCTAA